In a genomic window of Sutcliffiella sp. FSL R7-0096:
- a CDS encoding exonuclease domain-containing protein, which translates to MKQRFVVLDLETTGNSPKKNDKIIQVGAVLIEEGEIVERFSSFVNPECAIPPFIEQLTNIKQEMVDRAPTFQQIAPMLNEMLEGSSLVAHNVPFDLSFLQHELRSSGFPAFSGNTYDTVELARILLPTQKSYKLTDLSIYYQLDHDNPHRADSDAEATAIIFLKLLEKINMLPSITIKQLHTFLHTMKSDIHLLFQSQGGTTSEKYVLYENKLVVKKIREYSLMEKAQFRSDILERLTTLMLPLGNDVSTLLDSRQHGLLELPSSEAKKINHVLGALVFALNKNKQVGISSVRSDTKRMFEKLVPTNTSGSAFITTEVKGKYYYLSLPRFSATLEEEDDNYDAVLTKAQILVWLTETETGDMEELSLSSGGRLLWDEINCTFDRNQEKEKDDFCFYRRAIKKMDGAYVIFTNHQFLAKEIWKPDVFKHLDYFLVEDANFFQQNVSRFLGKQISYLDIYFALTKLKETPIVTQAKEELDEAFRMIRSYCLSRTKKTKQRAIYRFDLLKENSPGWFAVLEAAQRLSMKLTEVLHSLEKRGVEVGTHQESDLLPLKKMRDTFYSLLFERNINALTWFDVLAKGAKNSVTIYEQPIDISQSLAEKFYQKKSSILFISQAMSVDDRFDYMIEELGLTDFYPKTVTYKANGDVGYPGVYIPTDMPTITRGKNEMFVQMAGIQIKELLAEKGGRILVTFSSLEMLAAVYQEIKSLPNSEETVVVSQSSMTGGKQKILKASSNFEKAILLVSNSFLEDVSLNDEQIDTLVVIRLPFKAMDEPVMAARISNVEGQGRNSFTDVSLPMAVLSFKKMIGVFLEEGRSKDIFIFDRRVVDKRYGSSFIDAIPNAIVKKDSFFSILNSIN; encoded by the coding sequence ATGAAACAGCGATTTGTGGTTCTCGACTTGGAAACGACAGGGAATTCCCCGAAAAAAAATGACAAAATAATACAAGTTGGCGCTGTTTTGATTGAAGAAGGCGAAATAGTGGAGCGTTTTTCGAGCTTTGTAAATCCTGAATGTGCCATTCCTCCATTTATTGAGCAGTTAACGAATATAAAACAGGAAATGGTTGATCGTGCTCCAACCTTCCAGCAGATCGCACCGATGTTGAATGAAATGCTTGAAGGCTCCTCTTTGGTGGCACACAATGTCCCGTTTGATCTTTCTTTCTTACAACATGAACTGAGGTCAAGTGGCTTTCCAGCTTTCTCAGGAAACACCTATGATACAGTGGAACTAGCCAGGATTCTGCTACCAACACAGAAAAGCTATAAATTGACGGACCTATCCATTTATTATCAGCTGGATCATGATAATCCACATAGAGCAGACAGCGATGCGGAAGCCACCGCTATTATTTTCCTAAAGCTATTAGAGAAGATTAATATGCTTCCTTCCATCACAATCAAGCAATTACATACATTTCTACATACCATGAAAAGTGACATCCATCTTTTATTTCAATCACAAGGAGGAACCACTTCAGAAAAATATGTGCTATATGAAAATAAGCTGGTGGTCAAAAAAATCAGGGAATACAGTTTGATGGAAAAAGCCCAATTTAGAAGCGATATTTTGGAACGTTTGACCACTCTTATGCTGCCGTTAGGGAATGATGTGAGTACTCTTCTGGACTCAAGGCAGCATGGATTACTGGAACTCCCTTCTTCAGAAGCAAAGAAAATAAATCATGTATTGGGAGCATTGGTGTTTGCACTCAATAAAAACAAACAGGTTGGCATCTCTTCTGTGAGGTCGGATACAAAACGAATGTTTGAAAAGTTGGTCCCTACCAATACATCAGGCTCTGCGTTCATTACTACTGAAGTAAAAGGGAAGTATTATTATCTTAGCTTACCGAGATTCTCTGCTACCCTGGAAGAGGAAGATGACAATTATGACGCTGTACTAACAAAAGCACAGATATTAGTCTGGTTGACGGAAACTGAAACAGGCGATATGGAGGAGCTTTCTCTGTCTTCAGGCGGAAGGTTGTTATGGGATGAGATAAACTGTACATTCGATAGGAATCAGGAAAAAGAAAAAGATGATTTTTGCTTTTATCGTCGTGCCATAAAGAAAATGGACGGAGCCTATGTTATTTTTACCAACCATCAATTTCTTGCGAAGGAGATTTGGAAGCCTGATGTCTTTAAGCATTTAGATTATTTTCTTGTAGAGGATGCTAATTTCTTTCAACAAAATGTCAGCAGGTTTCTTGGAAAGCAAATAAGCTATCTTGATATATACTTTGCATTAACGAAACTAAAGGAGACACCTATTGTAACGCAAGCAAAAGAAGAGCTCGATGAAGCATTCAGGATGATTAGAAGCTATTGTCTTTCAAGGACAAAGAAAACGAAGCAAAGAGCCATATATAGATTTGATTTATTGAAAGAGAATTCTCCTGGCTGGTTTGCTGTCTTGGAAGCCGCACAGCGTCTCAGCATGAAACTAACAGAGGTACTTCATTCATTGGAAAAGCGTGGGGTAGAAGTGGGGACACATCAAGAGTCCGACCTACTTCCTTTGAAAAAAATGAGGGACACCTTTTATTCGCTCTTATTTGAAAGAAATATCAATGCATTGACATGGTTTGATGTTCTTGCAAAAGGTGCTAAGAATTCAGTCACCATCTATGAACAACCCATCGATATTTCGCAGAGCTTGGCGGAAAAATTCTATCAGAAAAAAAGCAGTATCCTATTCATTTCACAGGCAATGAGTGTGGATGACCGTTTTGACTATATGATTGAAGAACTAGGGTTGACCGACTTCTATCCTAAAACAGTTACTTATAAAGCTAATGGTGATGTTGGGTATCCGGGAGTTTATATTCCTACAGACATGCCTACCATCACAAGGGGAAAGAATGAAATGTTTGTACAAATGGCGGGTATTCAGATAAAAGAGTTACTTGCTGAGAAGGGCGGGAGGATCCTTGTCACATTTTCTTCGCTTGAAATGTTAGCAGCCGTATACCAGGAAATCAAGTCTCTTCCTAATTCCGAGGAAACAGTGGTTGTTAGTCAAAGTAGCATGACCGGTGGCAAACAGAAGATTCTGAAGGCATCCTCTAATTTTGAAAAAGCCATTCTCTTAGTGTCTAACAGCTTTTTAGAAGATGTATCCTTGAATGATGAGCAAATAGACACATTAGTGGTAATACGTTTACCATTTAAAGCGATGGATGAACCGGTGATGGCAGCGAGAATTTCCAATGTGGAAGGTCAAGGGCGAAATTCCTTTACAGATGTTTCCCTGCCAATGGCCGTTTTGAGTTTCAAGAAAATGATAGGGGTGTTTCTAGAAGAAGGGCGTTCAAAGGATATATTTATCTTTGACAGAAGAGTGGTGGATAAACGGTACGGTAGTTCGTTTATAGATGCCATTCCGAATGCCATCGTTAAAAAAGATTCTTTTTTTTCCATATTGAATAGTATTAATTAG
- the panD gene encoding aspartate 1-decarboxylase encodes MFRTLMNAKIHRARVTESNLNYVGSITIDEDILDAVGMVANEKVHIVNNNNGARFETYIIPGKRGGKDFCLNGAAARLVQEGDVIIVLSYAMMAEEKVKEHQPKVAVMNEYNEIVEMLGTEPAATIM; translated from the coding sequence GTGTTTCGTACTTTAATGAATGCAAAAATACATCGTGCACGAGTAACAGAATCCAACTTGAATTATGTAGGAAGCATTACAATCGACGAAGATATCTTGGATGCAGTTGGCATGGTAGCTAATGAAAAAGTCCACATTGTAAATAACAACAATGGTGCCCGCTTTGAAACCTATATCATTCCAGGTAAAAGAGGTGGTAAAGACTTCTGCCTTAACGGTGCTGCAGCGAGGTTGGTTCAAGAAGGCGATGTCATTATCGTCCTATCATATGCAATGATGGCAGAGGAAAAAGTAAAAGAACATCAACCCAAGGTTGCTGTTATGAATGAATACAACGAAATTGTAGAGATGCTAGGCACAGAGCCGGCTGCTACTATAATGTAG
- the panC gene encoding pantoate--beta-alanine ligase, producing the protein MEIVKRINDMQHVIKIEKQKGKRIGFVPTMGFLHEGHQTLMRKARDNNEIVVLSVFVNPLQFGPNEDFDAYPRDRKRDEEIANNLGVDYLFYPSVDEMYKEERTTIIKVEKRVDVLCGKHRPGHFDGVATVVMKLFQIVSPDRAYFGMKDAQQVAVIDGLINDYHLPIELVRVNTVREEDGLAKSSRNVYLSDKEREKAAYLYKALILGKEKVVEGQKDILKVKKDLEDYITLHTGAQVEYVEVYAYPTLHELKAPIEEKNIIIALAVKFSKARLIDNIVFSYNKGE; encoded by the coding sequence GTGGAGATTGTAAAACGAATTAATGACATGCAACATGTCATCAAAATAGAGAAGCAAAAAGGAAAGCGGATAGGGTTTGTTCCCACGATGGGCTTTTTGCATGAAGGACATCAGACCTTGATGAGGAAAGCAAGGGACAATAATGAGATTGTCGTGTTGAGTGTTTTTGTCAATCCGTTGCAGTTCGGACCGAATGAAGACTTTGATGCTTATCCGAGAGATAGAAAACGGGATGAAGAAATTGCGAACAATCTTGGAGTGGACTATCTGTTCTATCCTAGTGTGGATGAAATGTACAAAGAAGAGCGGACAACCATCATCAAAGTGGAGAAGCGTGTTGATGTTCTTTGTGGAAAGCATCGTCCAGGACATTTTGATGGGGTGGCAACCGTCGTCATGAAGCTGTTTCAGATTGTGTCACCGGACAGGGCTTATTTTGGTATGAAAGATGCACAACAAGTGGCAGTAATTGACGGACTGATAAATGATTATCATTTACCAATTGAATTGGTGCGTGTGAATACGGTCAGGGAGGAAGACGGACTGGCGAAAAGCTCGCGAAATGTGTACTTGAGCGATAAAGAAAGAGAGAAGGCTGCATACCTGTATAAAGCGCTCATCCTTGGAAAAGAGAAAGTGGTTGAAGGACAAAAAGATATCCTGAAAGTGAAGAAGGACTTGGAAGATTATATCACCCTTCATACTGGAGCCCAAGTAGAATATGTGGAAGTATACGCCTACCCTACTCTTCACGAGCTAAAAGCGCCAATAGAGGAAAAGAACATCATTATAGCCTTGGCAGTGAAGTTCTCTAAGGCAAGACTAATTGACAATATTGTCTTTTCATATAATAAGGGGGAATAG
- the panB gene encoding 3-methyl-2-oxobutanoate hydroxymethyltransferase codes for MKTTSDFLKMKKHDEKIAMLTAYDYPSAKLAEEAGVDMILVGDSLGMVVLGYESTVPVTVDDMIHHTKAVKRGAPSTFVVTDMPFMSYHLSMENTLQNAKRIVQESGAHALKVEGGGEVFHVISSLTSAGIPVVAHLGLTPQSVGVLGGYKVQGKDVESAKKMIQDARTAEEAGAMALVLECVPKQLARDIAAQLSIPVIGIGAGVEVDGQVLVYHDVVKYGVDRVPKFVQSYADSQTLMKDGLRQYVGEVKDKAFPKVEHSFTMKEETLHRLYGG; via the coding sequence ATGAAAACTACGTCGGATTTTTTGAAAATGAAAAAGCATGATGAAAAAATCGCCATGTTGACGGCATACGACTACCCATCCGCCAAGCTAGCAGAAGAAGCAGGAGTGGACATGATTCTCGTAGGGGACTCCCTTGGGATGGTTGTCCTTGGATACGAATCCACTGTACCTGTGACAGTCGATGATATGATCCATCATACAAAAGCAGTAAAACGTGGAGCACCTTCCACATTTGTTGTAACAGACATGCCATTTATGTCGTACCATCTTTCTATGGAAAACACCCTTCAAAATGCCAAAAGGATTGTTCAGGAGTCTGGAGCTCATGCCCTTAAAGTGGAAGGTGGGGGAGAGGTCTTCCATGTCATTTCCTCTCTGACAAGTGCAGGGATTCCGGTAGTGGCACATCTTGGTCTTACTCCTCAATCAGTGGGAGTCCTCGGAGGTTATAAAGTCCAAGGGAAAGATGTGGAAAGCGCCAAAAAAATGATACAGGATGCAAGAACTGCTGAAGAAGCAGGTGCCATGGCACTTGTACTTGAATGCGTGCCAAAGCAGCTTGCAAGGGATATTGCCGCACAGCTTTCCATTCCTGTAATCGGAATAGGGGCAGGTGTTGAAGTGGACGGTCAGGTACTGGTGTACCATGACGTGGTCAAATATGGCGTTGACCGTGTTCCAAAGTTTGTACAATCATATGCCGACTCCCAAACGTTGATGAAGGACGGCTTGCGTCAATATGTAGGGGAAGTCAAAGATAAAGCATTTCCTAAGGTGGAACACAGCTTTACTATGAAAGAAGAAACATTGCATCGACTATATGGGGGATAA
- a CDS encoding biotin--[acetyl-CoA-carboxylase] ligase yields MFTEIEGDFLSGQKISEELGCSRTAVWKHIEDLRQEGYELEAVRRKGYRIKTIPDKISHNEISLGLKTEVLGRKVHFEESVTSTQRIAHQLAYDGAPEGTLIVAEEQTAGRGRLSREWYSPKHTGVWMSLILRPNLPPAKAPQLTLLTAVAITQAIEEVTGLRPDIKWPNDILINKKKTVGILTEMQAEADKINSVIIGTGINVNQAIEHFPEELHSIATSLSIELGESVNRAELIQTILLKFENLYHKYLEHGFYPIKLLWESYAVSIGKRIIARTISGTLEGRAIGITDDGVLMLEDDQEEIHYIHSADIQIGSD; encoded by the coding sequence ATGTTTACAGAAATAGAGGGGGACTTCCTATCTGGCCAAAAGATTAGCGAAGAACTCGGCTGTTCAAGGACTGCAGTGTGGAAGCATATAGAAGACTTGAGGCAGGAGGGTTATGAGCTCGAGGCAGTGAGGAGAAAAGGATATCGAATTAAAACGATTCCTGATAAGATCTCCCACAATGAAATCTCATTGGGATTGAAAACGGAAGTTCTCGGGCGGAAGGTCCATTTTGAGGAATCAGTCACTTCCACTCAAAGGATCGCGCATCAACTAGCATATGACGGCGCACCGGAAGGAACCTTAATTGTTGCTGAAGAACAGACCGCCGGCCGGGGAAGGTTGAGCAGGGAATGGTATTCCCCAAAGCACACAGGTGTCTGGATGAGTCTGATCCTCCGTCCCAATCTTCCGCCTGCCAAAGCCCCTCAATTGACACTTTTAACGGCAGTAGCCATTACTCAAGCCATTGAAGAGGTCACAGGTTTACGTCCGGATATAAAATGGCCGAATGACATTTTGATTAACAAAAAGAAAACCGTGGGTATTCTGACGGAAATGCAAGCAGAGGCGGACAAAATAAATTCCGTTATAATCGGAACGGGAATCAATGTAAATCAAGCAATAGAGCACTTCCCGGAAGAACTTCACTCCATTGCCACCTCTCTTTCTATCGAGCTTGGTGAATCTGTAAATCGTGCCGAGCTCATTCAAACGATTTTATTGAAGTTTGAGAATTTATACCATAAGTATTTAGAGCATGGATTTTACCCAATAAAGTTATTATGGGAGTCATATGCCGTCAGTATTGGAAAGAGAATCATTGCCCGTACCATATCAGGCACTTTAGAGGGTAGGGCAATTGGGATTACAGATGATGGAGTTCTGATGCTAGAAGATGACCAAGAAGAGATTCATTATATTCATTCAGCGGATATTCAAATTGGAAGCGATTAA
- a CDS encoding CCA tRNA nucleotidyltransferase, whose protein sequence is MHKAFHQGILIIERLEDNGHEAYFVGGSVRDTLMNRIIGDIDIATSATPKEIQAIFPKTIDVGAEHGTIIVVTSEQESYEVTTFRTDGTYTDNRHPDTVTFVKSLEEDLKRRDFTMNAIAMTKNGKILDPFYGESDIKKSVIRTVGKATERFKEDALRMLRAVRFSSQLSFSVETDTLLGIQKDQALLEMVSVERKTMEMEKLLKGQGVKNALELLVTTGLHSFLPHLEEKGNHLREIATLPIYKLQSRSALWTLLVIVLEVDEVGCFLNSWKLPKKVTKAVQENLKVIEEVKLRGWGKEVIYRSGLEQSLEAQQVLNVLGWDKQGMSVHIHKIYNSLPIHSLKDIVFDGNDLINIAGEKRGKWIAMLYQDLELALIHEETQNERAALKEWVCNWLQKYDQNY, encoded by the coding sequence ATGCACAAAGCCTTCCATCAAGGTATTCTAATTATCGAACGTTTAGAAGATAACGGACATGAAGCTTACTTTGTAGGGGGCTCTGTTCGGGATACCTTAATGAATAGAATAATAGGTGACATAGACATTGCAACCTCTGCCACTCCGAAAGAAATTCAGGCTATTTTTCCAAAAACGATAGATGTCGGAGCAGAGCATGGAACCATTATCGTCGTGACATCAGAGCAGGAAAGCTATGAGGTGACGACGTTTCGGACAGATGGAACCTATACCGATAACCGTCATCCTGACACCGTGACATTTGTGAAAAGCTTGGAGGAAGATCTTAAACGCAGGGACTTCACCATGAACGCTATCGCCATGACCAAGAATGGGAAGATACTGGACCCTTTCTATGGGGAAAGTGATATTAAAAAAAGTGTTATTCGGACAGTAGGGAAAGCTACAGAGCGGTTCAAAGAAGATGCCTTACGAATGCTGCGTGCGGTTCGCTTTTCCAGTCAATTGTCCTTTTCCGTTGAAACGGATACGTTACTCGGTATACAAAAAGATCAAGCCCTTTTGGAGATGGTTTCCGTTGAAAGGAAAACGATGGAAATGGAAAAGCTACTAAAGGGACAAGGTGTAAAAAATGCGCTGGAACTTTTGGTGACAACTGGGCTTCATTCATTCCTCCCTCATCTTGAAGAGAAGGGCAATCATTTGCGAGAGATTGCTACATTACCTATATATAAACTTCAAAGCCGTTCAGCTCTATGGACATTGTTGGTCATTGTTTTAGAAGTGGATGAGGTGGGATGTTTCTTAAACAGTTGGAAGCTGCCGAAAAAGGTGACGAAGGCTGTTCAAGAGAATTTGAAGGTGATAGAAGAGGTCAAACTGAGGGGATGGGGAAAGGAAGTCATCTACAGATCAGGTCTTGAGCAATCTTTAGAGGCTCAACAAGTATTGAATGTCCTAGGATGGGATAAACAGGGTATGAGTGTCCATATCCATAAAATATACAACTCCCTGCCAATTCACAGTTTGAAAGATATCGTTTTCGATGGTAATGACCTTATAAATATCGCAGGAGAGAAACGGGGAAAATGGATAGCCATGCTTTATCAGGATTTGGAATTGGCATTGATACATGAGGAAACACAAAATGAAAGAGCGGCTTTGAAGGAGTGGGTTTGTAATTGGCTACAGAAATACGATCAAAACTATTGA
- the bshA gene encoding N-acetyl-alpha-D-glucosaminyl L-malate synthase BshA: protein MKLKIGITCYPTVGGSGVIATELGKLLAEKGHEIHFISSSMPFRLNKVYSNIYYHEVQVNQYSVFQYPPYDLALASKMAEVAKREKLDLLHVHYAIPHAVCAYLAKKMTDDKLKIVTTLHGTDITVLGYDPSLNDMIRFGIEGSDVVTAVSESLVQQTYDLLHPKKAIQTVYNFIDERVYFKKDTQDLKEQYGISEAEKVVIHVSNFRKVKRVQDVVKSFHLIEKQIPSKLLLVGDGPEISVVCNLVKELGLKDKVLFLGKQENLEDLYSISDLMLLLSEKESFGLVLLEAMACGVPSVGTKIGGIPEVIDNGKTGYLSDVGDVEDISRNAIKILGDTTLHTKFAGNAISRVKEHFSSQRIVEQYEDMYKQLIDNPSES, encoded by the coding sequence TTGAAATTGAAAATCGGCATTACCTGCTATCCGACGGTGGGCGGATCCGGGGTAATTGCAACCGAATTGGGGAAGCTTTTAGCGGAAAAGGGGCATGAAATACATTTCATCTCATCGAGTATGCCATTTCGACTAAACAAAGTGTATAGTAACATCTATTATCATGAGGTGCAGGTGAACCAGTATTCTGTCTTCCAGTATCCACCATACGATCTGGCATTGGCAAGTAAGATGGCTGAAGTAGCCAAACGGGAAAAACTGGATCTATTACATGTTCACTATGCAATTCCACATGCTGTGTGTGCGTATCTGGCAAAAAAAATGACAGACGATAAATTGAAGATTGTGACGACCCTCCATGGGACAGATATTACGGTACTTGGTTACGATCCATCTCTCAACGACATGATTCGATTTGGTATCGAGGGGTCTGACGTGGTGACAGCGGTATCCGAGTCACTCGTTCAGCAGACATACGATTTACTTCACCCTAAAAAAGCAATTCAAACGGTTTATAATTTTATTGATGAACGGGTGTATTTTAAAAAGGATACACAGGACTTGAAGGAACAATACGGTATTTCAGAAGCTGAGAAGGTCGTCATCCATGTCTCTAATTTCCGTAAGGTGAAGCGTGTACAAGATGTGGTGAAATCCTTCCACCTTATTGAAAAGCAGATTCCATCCAAGTTGCTGCTTGTCGGAGATGGACCTGAAATATCGGTCGTATGTAACCTTGTAAAAGAACTAGGGCTTAAAGATAAAGTGTTGTTTCTTGGAAAGCAAGAGAACCTGGAAGATTTGTACTCCATTAGTGATCTTATGCTTCTTTTATCTGAAAAAGAGAGTTTCGGCCTTGTACTACTCGAGGCGATGGCGTGTGGCGTTCCATCTGTTGGGACAAAGATCGGCGGTATACCGGAAGTAATCGATAACGGAAAAACAGGTTATCTTAGTGATGTGGGAGATGTAGAGGATATTTCCAGAAATGCCATAAAGATATTGGGAGATACCACTTTACATACTAAATTTGCGGGGAATGCCATTTCAAGAGTAAAAGAACACTTCAGCTCACAAAGAATAGTAGAACAGTACGAAGATATGTACAAGCAATTAATCGATAACCCAAGTGAAAGTTGA
- the bshB1 gene encoding bacillithiol biosynthesis deacetylase BshB1, with protein sequence MTDQLDILAFGAHPDDVEIGMAGTLAKYKEQGYKTGICDLTYAERSSNGTVEIRQKEASDAARILELDARIQLSLPDRGLFIKEEYILEIVSVIREYKPRLVFAPFFEDRHPDHGNCAKLVEEAVFSSGIKRVEDSKAQNAHKPENLYFYQINGLHKPEFYIDISSQIEKKTKALEAYTSQFEKNPEGVDTPLTNGYVEAVISRERAYGKQIGSMYAEGFFAKGPIVLNYDLLGGI encoded by the coding sequence ATGACTGATCAACTGGACATCCTGGCATTTGGGGCCCATCCGGATGATGTGGAGATTGGAATGGCTGGTACCCTTGCAAAATACAAAGAACAGGGCTATAAAACCGGTATCTGTGATTTGACCTATGCGGAAAGGTCATCCAATGGAACCGTTGAGATTAGGCAAAAGGAAGCAAGTGATGCTGCAAGGATTCTTGAGTTGGATGCACGCATTCAGCTTTCCTTGCCGGATAGGGGCCTTTTCATAAAAGAAGAATACATACTTGAGATTGTTTCTGTCATCCGGGAATACAAGCCACGCCTTGTCTTTGCACCATTTTTCGAGGATCGTCATCCTGACCATGGAAATTGTGCCAAGTTGGTGGAGGAAGCTGTATTTTCCTCTGGTATCAAGCGTGTGGAAGATTCTAAGGCGCAAAATGCACATAAACCTGAAAACCTTTATTTTTATCAGATAAATGGGTTACATAAGCCGGAATTCTATATAGATATATCTAGTCAGATCGAGAAAAAGACAAAGGCGCTTGAAGCCTACACAAGCCAGTTTGAGAAAAACCCCGAAGGAGTGGACACACCGTTGACCAACGGGTATGTGGAGGCGGTCATCAGTCGGGAACGTGCATACGGAAAACAGATTGGTTCTATGTATGCAGAAGGATTTTTTGCAAAAGGACCAATTGTCCTTAATTATGATTTATTAGGTGGGATTTAA
- the mgsA gene encoding methylglyoxal synthase translates to MKVALIAHDKKKPDMIQFATAYRTVLEKHEIFATGTTGLRISEATGLSVHRFQSGPLGGDQEIGALIAQNKMDMVIFFRDPLTAQPHEPDVTALLRLCDVYSIPLATNMGTAEILINGLSRGELGWREIVHGKEAETDD, encoded by the coding sequence ATGAAGGTAGCGTTAATTGCACACGATAAGAAAAAACCGGATATGATTCAATTTGCGACAGCCTATAGAACGGTTCTAGAAAAACATGAGATTTTTGCTACAGGTACGACAGGCTTAAGAATTTCAGAAGCTACTGGACTGTCTGTTCATAGATTCCAATCCGGACCACTTGGAGGCGATCAGGAAATTGGGGCTTTGATTGCCCAGAATAAAATGGATATGGTCATCTTTTTCCGCGACCCATTGACTGCTCAGCCTCACGAGCCAGATGTTACGGCTTTGCTACGACTGTGTGATGTTTATTCCATTCCGCTTGCAACCAATATGGGAACAGCTGAGATATTGATCAATGGGCTTTCAAGGGGAGAGCTTGGTTGGAGAGAAATTGTTCATGGCAAAGAAGCAGAAACCGATGACTGA
- the dapB gene encoding 4-hydroxy-tetrahydrodipicolinate reductase — protein MDNIKIILAGPRGRMGREAVDLIHNVDHFQLVACLDRVNDGRMLSEVDGFPSIEAPIYSDPEKCFQEVEADVLIDLTTPEIGKINTKLALEYGIRPVVGTTGFNEEELQELSELAESKKTGVIIAPNFAVGAILMMKFAQMAAKHFQDVEIIELHHDRKLDAPSGTGIKTAELIAQTREPKRQGHPEEEETIKGARGAETKDGIRIHSVRLPGLVAHQEVMFGGEGQSLTIRHDSYNRASFMSGVKLSVETIMSLEVLVYGLENIIE, from the coding sequence ATGGACAACATTAAGATTATACTGGCTGGACCGCGTGGACGCATGGGGCGTGAAGCGGTTGATTTAATACATAATGTAGATCATTTTCAATTAGTGGCGTGTCTGGATAGGGTGAACGACGGGAGGATGCTTTCTGAGGTTGATGGGTTTCCTTCCATTGAGGCACCCATCTATAGCGATCCGGAAAAATGCTTTCAAGAAGTGGAAGCGGATGTTCTGATAGATCTCACCACACCTGAAATTGGAAAAATCAATACAAAGCTTGCACTTGAGTATGGAATTCGTCCTGTTGTCGGTACGACGGGATTTAATGAAGAGGAGCTTCAAGAATTATCGGAACTTGCCGAATCGAAAAAAACCGGGGTCATCATTGCTCCAAACTTTGCCGTGGGAGCGATACTGATGATGAAATTTGCGCAAATGGCAGCGAAGCATTTTCAGGACGTGGAAATCATCGAATTGCATCATGATCGAAAGTTGGATGCACCGTCTGGAACCGGAATCAAGACAGCTGAATTGATAGCACAAACAAGGGAGCCGAAACGTCAAGGCCATCCTGAGGAAGAAGAAACAATCAAAGGGGCAAGAGGGGCTGAAACCAAAGACGGAATCCGTATACATAGTGTCAGACTTCCAGGTCTTGTTGCACATCAAGAGGTTATGTTTGGTGGAGAAGGACAGTCCTTGACAATCAGACACGATTCTTACAATCGAGCAAGCTTCATGTCAGGAGTGAAGCTATCAGTCGAAACTATTATGTCCCTAGAAGTACTAGTATATGGTTTGGAAAATATTATCGAGTAA
- a CDS encoding nucleotide pyrophosphohydrolase, translating to MSEKTMQQMQQEVDKYISQFKEGYFSPLAMLARMTEELGELSREINHYYGEKPKKSTEKENTVEEELGDMLFVMICFANSLNIDLQEAHDRVMEKFQTRDKDRWTRIEEEEE from the coding sequence ATGAGTGAGAAGACGATGCAACAAATGCAACAGGAAGTGGACAAGTATATCTCCCAGTTCAAAGAAGGCTATTTTAGTCCTCTTGCGATGCTTGCGAGAATGACGGAGGAACTCGGGGAATTGTCCAGGGAAATCAACCACTATTATGGTGAAAAGCCAAAAAAGAGTACAGAAAAAGAGAATACGGTAGAGGAAGAGTTAGGTGACATGCTGTTTGTCATGATTTGCTTCGCCAATTCTTTGAATATAGATTTACAAGAAGCGCACGACCGTGTGATGGAAAAATTTCAGACGCGGGACAAAGATAGATGGACACGAATTGAGGAGGAAGAGGAATAA